One window of the Pieris brassicae chromosome Z, ilPieBrab1.1, whole genome shotgun sequence genome contains the following:
- the LOC123718441 gene encoding importin-7, with translation MDTRKLIEILNATMVPNQREQAEEQLSQSIKIIGFTPSILQVVTLNDVPQPVRLAAVIYIKNIVSTSWHPKEIEEGDTKPIYNLHDQDRAMLRDNIVDAIIQTPHLVRVQLCACLKTIIKYDFPDKWTQIVDKINIYLQSSEPDSWMGALLCLYQLIKNYEYHVSDKRAPLNEAMNLLLPMLYNLMVNIQSDQSSESALIQKQILKCFHCLTKYILSLDLISKETFTKWMEVLRSVMERPVPDQTLEVEEEERAQLPWWKCKKWAIHTLYRLFERYGSPVNAREEYVEFADWYLTTFTGGILDVLFRILDQYRNKIYVSPRVLQQSISYIDQCVSHAYSWKLLKPHMFAIIQGVLFPLMSYSDADEECWVNDPYEYIRIKFDVFEDFISPVSAAQTLLMSCSKKRKEMLERTMQFCMEVLTSSSGAYGPRQKDGALHMVGTLNEILIKKKFYKEQIDSLLSQFVFPEFHSQYGFMRARACWVLHCFARVHFKNEVQLAEAVRLSIHALLHDADLPVKVEAAVAIQMLLTSQEKVHKMLEPQVKEVTCELLKVIRETENDNIANVLQRIVSIYTDQLMPMAVEITHHLSQTFIRVIETDSGTDEKAITAMGLINTMETVLNVMEDNEKICEELEPLILNVTGYILYHDIIEYYEEAMTLLCTVTTKRISKNMWSVLEILYKVFEKEGFDYFTDMMPVFHNFITVDTEAFLSNENHILAMFNMAKAVLNSGLEDETEVHAAKLLEVMVLQCSGKIDNCLPSFVELVLNRLTRKVNSSELRSMLLQVIIAILYSNPHLFVNILMKFQESVHSVSIIQFFMEQWLHDTDCFMGLHDRKLSVLGICTILEMGPQRPSIDEVLPKILPTCLVLFEGLKRAYEAKAEADDDTSSEEEDDDDDEEVLSSDDDDFNQMNNQYLENLARLSAKKGAEQNITITANIEFESDDDDDDGYVDESAIDCYTTTLDMKDCPVDEYVKFKNTLSALSTSEPALYHALMGGLNEEQKKQLNAVFVLADQRKAQQDSKRIEQSGGYSFTVPAQVPTTFKFGS, from the exons ATGGACACCagaaaattaatagaaatattgaaTGCTACTATGGTTCCCAATCAAAGGGAGCAAGCGGAAGAACAACTTTCACAG tctataaaaataattggctTCACTCCCTCCATTTTGCAAGTTGTTACGTTGAATGATGTTCCCCAACCAGTACGACTGGCAGCTgtgatttatataaagaaCATAGTCAGTACTTCATGGCATCCAAAGGAAATTGAGGAAGGAGATACAAAAcctatttacaatttacatgACCAAGATCGAGCAATGCTAAGAGATAATATTGTTGATGCAATTATTCAAACACCTCATTTAGTACGGGTTCAACTGTGTGCttgtttaaaaactataataaaatatgatttccCAGATAAATGGACCCAAATtgttgataaaataaacatatacttACAAAGTTCTGAGCCTGATAGTTGGATGGGAGCATTACTATGTCTTTatcaattgataaaaaattatgaatatcaTGTCTCAGACAAAAGAGCCCCTCTCAACGAGGCTATGAATTTGTTATTGCCTATGCTATATAATCTTATGGTGAATATTCAGTCAGATCAGTCATCAGAATCTGCACTTATACAGAAACAAATTCTAAAATGCTTTCATTGTCTAACAAAG tacattttGTCATTGGACTTAATATCAAAAGAAACATTCACCAAGTGGATGGAAGTCTTAAGATCTGTTATGGAAAGGCCTGTCCCAGATCAAACATTAGAAGTTGAAGAGGAAGAGAGAGCACAATTGCCATGGTGGAAGTGCAAAAAATGGGCTATCCATACTTTGTACCGACTTTTTGAAAG gtaTGGAAGCCCAGTAAATGCTCGTGAAGAGTATGTAGAGTTTGCTGATTGGTACTTGACTACTTTTACTGGAGGGATCTTAGATGTATTATTCAGAATTTTAGATCAATATAGGAACAAGATTTATGTATCACCTCGGGTTTTGCAACAGTCTATAAGTTACATTGATCAATG tGTAAGTCATGCTTATTCTTGGAAACTCCTGAAACCACATATGTTTGCAATCATCCAAGGTGTGCTGTTTCCCCTTATGTCATATTCTGATGCTGATGAAGAATGTTGGGTAAATGACCCTTATGAGTAcattagaattaaatttg ATGTTTTTGAAGATTTTATATCGCCAGTTTCTGCTGCTCAAACTCTCTTAATGTCATGTAGTAAAAAGCGAAAAGAAATGTTGGAAAGGACTATGCAGTTTTGTATGGAAGTTCTGACTAGCTCAAGTGGAGCCTATGGTCCTAGACAGAAGGATGGAGCATTGCACATGGTTGGCACACTTAAtgaaattctaattaaaaagaaattctaTAAAGAGCAAATTGACTCCCTTTTAAGTCAATTTGTGTTCCCAGAATTTCACAGTCAATATGGATTTATGAGAGCAAGAGCATGCTGGGTCCTTCACTGTTTTGCTCGTGTCCATTTCAAGAATGAAGTCCAGCTAGCTGAGGCAGTGAGACTTTCAATTCATGCACTGTTGCATGATGCAGATTTGCCAGTTAAAGTTGAAGCTGCCGTTGCCATACAAATGTTATTAACTTCTCAAGAAAAGGTTCACAAGATGTTGGAACCCCAGGTCAAGGAAGTTACATGTGAACTACTTAAGGTCATAAGAGAAACAGAAAATGATAACATTGCAAATGTACTGCAAAGGATTGTTTCTATCTACACTGATCAATTAATGCCTATGGCAGTTGAAATTACGCATCATCTATCCCAAACATTTATTAGAGTAATTGAAACTGATAGTGGGACAGATGAAAAGGCGATAACAGCTATGGGATTGATAAACACAATGGAGACTGTGCTCAATGTAATGGAAGATAATGAAAAAATTTGTGAAGAACTTGAGCCTCTGATTTTGAATGTTACAGGTTATATATTGTACCATGATATCATTG aATACTATGAAGAAGCAATGACACTTCTTTGCACAGTTACAACAAAAAGGATTTCTAAAAACATGTGGTCAGTTCTAGAAATACTGTATAAAGTATTTGAGAAAGAGggttttgattattttactGATATGATGCCTGTTTTCCACAATTTCATCACAGTTGACACAGAAGCTTTTCTTTCAAATGAAAACCATATTCTAGCTATGTTCAATATGGCTAAAGCG GTTCTAAACTCAGGATTAGAAGATGAGACTGAAGTACATGCCGCAAAACTACTTGAAGTTATGGTTCTGCAATGCTCTggaaaaattgataattgtcTTCCTTCGTTTGTGGAGCTTGTACTAAACAGATTGACGAGGAAAGTTAACTCATCTGAATTGAGGTCCATGTTATTACag gtCATTATAGCAATACTGTATAGCAATCCTCACCTCTTCGTTaacattttgatgaaatttcaAGAATCTGTACATAGTGTATCTATCATACAGTTCTTTATGGAACAATGGTTACATGATACAGACTGTTTTATGGG aTTGCATGACCGTAAGTTGTCAGTACTCGGAATTTGCACTATTTTAGAAATGGGTCCTCAAAGGCCAAGCATAGATGAGGTTCTGCCAAAGATTTTACCAACTTGTTTAGTACTTTTTGAAGGATTAAAAAGAGCGTACGAAGCAAAAGCTGAGGCGGATGATGACACCTCCTCTGAAGAAGAAGACGACGACGACGATGAAG aGGTGCTTTCTTCCGACGACGATGACTTCAATCAAATGAATAATCAATACTTAGAAAACCTTGCTCGTTTATCTGCAAAAAAGGGTGCTGAACAGAACATAACAATTACTGcaaatattgaatttgaaaGTGATGATGAT GATGATGATGGCTATGTTGATGAATCTGCTATTGATTGCTACACAACCACGCTGGACATGAAAGATTGTCCAGTTGATGAGTacgtcaaatttaaaaataccttatCAG CACTTTCCACAAGTGAACCCGCACTTTATCATGCTCTAATGGGTGGTCTGAATGAAGAGCAGAAAAAACAACTGAATGCCGTCTTTGTCCTGGCTGATCAACGTAAGGCACAACAAGATAGCAAGCGCATTGAACAGAGTGGtg gATACTCCTTTACAGTTCCAGCACAAGTACCAACcacttttaaatttggttcataa
- the LOC123718821 gene encoding calpain-C-like isoform X1 — protein sequence MEDFNKIKNNCLVKKKLWCDPDFPAEIMSLFYHQVPNVIFEWKRPAQMHESPIFIDDAFEGFDLDNGPLGDLWLMGCMEVLHKFKGIFKHVVPVDQNFRSNYAGIFRFRIWWNGKWEVVMVDDRLPTVNGEFVFIHNTHGMQLWAALLEKAYAKLHGSYEALKYGNADDALMDLTGGIVESSPLPLLNQVKVLHHRLKSVSTIALAFAPSGPGPFESITNSKLFLIYETDKVMTSDGFIYIVRIVVPFLPTSDQVPNRFFELNYNAIWDSLSAFKKKELLATEQGFWVPFTELEKIISCMRLLNFDVQSCQLEPTFAYKTRWLSQNRQGSWVKGVTAGGCKNNTETFHLNPQFQVSISSRTPTIISLQQSNSLESQVIGFTVHLLRNILNEKASASLLTETDGLLNAHYSNARHVSSVSVIEPGIYLIMPTTYEPRKEGRFTLRIFTLKPIIMSNELDTQTRLLNQIVFEADSVLHNSKNLKLYEILFLQLADEHKTVDAFGLQDVLEKSLPNDYLQSCATIETCRHIILGMEAPNKKELTGRIHLKSYKNLLISLLHWEEIFREYTTKTRGVLAVERLYVALSKVGFLISNKLLAMLVFKYMRRDGTLRFGDFVSAIFYLKRKLGFSEDASSLP from the exons ATGGAAGATTTTAACAAGATTAAGAACAATtgtttagtaaagaaaaaattatgGTGCGATCCTGACTTCCCTGCAGAAATAATGTCACTATTTTATCATCAAGTTCCCAATGTCATATTCGAGTGGAAGAGGCCGGCT caaATGCATGAAAGTCCGATTTTTATTGATGACGCGTTTGAAGGTTTTGATCTCGATAATGGCCCACTCg gAGACTTGTGGCTAATGGGTTGTATGGAGGTTCTCCACAAGTTTAAGGGAATTTTCAAACATGTTGTGCCAGTAGACCAAAACTTCCGTTCAAATTATGCTGGGATTTTCAG atttcgTATATGGTGGAACGGGAAATGGGAAGTCGTAATGGTTGATGACAGGTTACCAACTGTGAATGGAGAGTTCGTTTTCATACACAACACTCACGGCATGCAATTATGGGCAGCTTTATTAGAAAAAGCTTATGCAAA ATTGCACGGTTCTTATGAAGCCCTTAAATATGGCAATGCTGACGATGCTCTTATGGACCTCACTGGGGGTATAGTTGAAAGTAGTCCATTACCTCTACTTAATCAGGTGAAAGTACTACATCATCGTTTAAAATCAGTCTCAACTATCGCCCTTGCATTTGCCCCGTCAGGACCTGGACCATTTGAATCAATTACGAATTCTAAACTATTTCTTATATACGAAACAGATAAA GTTATGACCTCAGATGGTTTTATCTATATAGTCCGTATAGTAGTACCTTTCTTACCTACTAGTGACCAAGTGCCTAATCGTTTCTTCGAACTTAATTATAATGCCAT ATGGGATTCCTTATCGGCATTTAAAAAGAAGGAACTATTGGCAACTGAGCAGGGATTTTGGGTACCATTTACCGAACTTGAAAAAATTATCAGTTGTATGCGATTATTAAACTTCGATGTACAATCTTGTCAATTAGAACCCACTTTTGCGTACAAAACCAGATGGTTATCACAAAACCGCCAAGGAAGCTGGGTAAAGGGAGTAACAGCTGGAGGTTGCAAGAACAATACTG agaCCTTCCACTTAAATCCACAATTTCAAGTTTCGATCAGTAGTCGGACTCCAACTATTATATCACTTCAGCAAAGCAATTCATTGGAATCGCAAGTCATTGGCTTTACCGTTCATTTGTTaagaaatatcttaaatgAAAAAGCTTCAGCCAGCTTATTGACCGAAACTGACGGTTTACTAAATGCTCACTATTCAAATGCTCGCCACGTTAGTAGTGT GTCTGTCATTGAACCTGGCATATATCTGATTATGCCAACGACCTATGAACCTCGTAAAGAAGGCAGGTTTACACTTAGAATATTCACATTGAAACCAATTATAATGTCAAATGAACTGGACACCCAGACACGTCTACTTAATCAGATTGTGTTTGAAGCAGATTCTGTATTGCATAAtagcaaaaatttaaaactatacgaAATATTATTCCTTCAATTAGCAGATGAGCATAAAACTGTAGATGCCTTCGGTCTCCAAGATGTCTTAGAAAAATCATTGCCAAACGACTACTTACAAAGTTGTGCCACAATAGAAACATGTCGGCATATAATATTAGGTATGGAAGCACCAAACAAGAAAGAACTTACAGGTCGTATTCACTTGAAAagctataaaaatttattgatcaGCCTTTTGCACTGGGAGGAAATATTTAGAGAGTATACCACTAAAACAAGAGGAGTGCTTGCGGTGGAAAGGCTTTATGTTGCTTTATCCAAAGTTGGCTTTTtgattagtaataaattattggcGATGTTAGTGTTCAAATACATGAGGAGGGATGGTACCCTGCGATTTGGCGACTTTGTCTctgctatattttatttaaaaagaaagctTGGCTTCAGCGAGGACGCTTCTAGCTTGCCATGA
- the LOC123718822 gene encoding succinate dehydrogenase assembly factor 3, mitochondrial, whose protein sequence is MFTTQHVSRVRRLYKLIFRVHRALPPELRVLGNNYARDEFKRHKTCSTEEAKIFLNEWTDYAINIAKQTKPLNQARNKDIGKYLDPNLLDYMTDEQLVQLYELHKATSLDPDDETSAENFNNEKQTKP, encoded by the exons atgtttACTACACAACATGTTTCTCGTGTTCGCCGTCTTTATAAGCTGATATTTCGAGTACATAGAGCTCTACCACCAGAGTTGAGAGTTCTAGGAAACAATTATGCAAGGGATGAATTTAAACGCCACAAAACTTGCAGTACTGAAGAAGCAAAAATTTTTCTTAATGAATGGACG GATTATGCTATTAACATCGCTAAACAGACAAAGCCTCTTAACCAAGCTAGAAACAAAGATATTGGAAAATATCTGGATCCGAACCTGTTAGATTATATGACTGATGAGCAGCTTGTTCAGCTTTATGAATTGCATAAAGCAACATCTCTAGATCCTGATGATGAAACTAGtgctgaaaattttaataatgaaaaacaaactaaaccttaa
- the LOC123718821 gene encoding calpain-C-like isoform X2: MEDFNKIKNNCLVKKKLWCDPDFPAEIMSLFYHQVPNVIFEWKRPAQMHESPIFIDDAFEGFDLDNGPLGDLWLMGCMEVLHKFKGIFKHVVPVDQNFRSNYAGIFRFRIWWNGKWEVVMVDDRLPTVNGEFVFIHNTHGMQLWAALLEKAYAKLHGSYEALKYGNADDALMDLTGGIVESSPLPLLNQVKVLHHRLKSVSTIALAFAPSGPGPFESITNSKLFLIYETDKVMTSDGFIYIVRIVVPFLPTSDQVPNRFFELNYNAIWDSLSAFKKKELLATEQGFWVPFTELEKIISCMRLLNFDVQSCQLEPTFAYKTRWLSQNRQGSWVKGVTAGGCKNNTETFHLNPQFQVSISSRTPTIISLQQSNSLESQVIGFTVHLLRNILNEKASASLLTETDGLLNAHYSNARHVSSVI, translated from the exons ATGGAAGATTTTAACAAGATTAAGAACAATtgtttagtaaagaaaaaattatgGTGCGATCCTGACTTCCCTGCAGAAATAATGTCACTATTTTATCATCAAGTTCCCAATGTCATATTCGAGTGGAAGAGGCCGGCT caaATGCATGAAAGTCCGATTTTTATTGATGACGCGTTTGAAGGTTTTGATCTCGATAATGGCCCACTCg gAGACTTGTGGCTAATGGGTTGTATGGAGGTTCTCCACAAGTTTAAGGGAATTTTCAAACATGTTGTGCCAGTAGACCAAAACTTCCGTTCAAATTATGCTGGGATTTTCAG atttcgTATATGGTGGAACGGGAAATGGGAAGTCGTAATGGTTGATGACAGGTTACCAACTGTGAATGGAGAGTTCGTTTTCATACACAACACTCACGGCATGCAATTATGGGCAGCTTTATTAGAAAAAGCTTATGCAAA ATTGCACGGTTCTTATGAAGCCCTTAAATATGGCAATGCTGACGATGCTCTTATGGACCTCACTGGGGGTATAGTTGAAAGTAGTCCATTACCTCTACTTAATCAGGTGAAAGTACTACATCATCGTTTAAAATCAGTCTCAACTATCGCCCTTGCATTTGCCCCGTCAGGACCTGGACCATTTGAATCAATTACGAATTCTAAACTATTTCTTATATACGAAACAGATAAA GTTATGACCTCAGATGGTTTTATCTATATAGTCCGTATAGTAGTACCTTTCTTACCTACTAGTGACCAAGTGCCTAATCGTTTCTTCGAACTTAATTATAATGCCAT ATGGGATTCCTTATCGGCATTTAAAAAGAAGGAACTATTGGCAACTGAGCAGGGATTTTGGGTACCATTTACCGAACTTGAAAAAATTATCAGTTGTATGCGATTATTAAACTTCGATGTACAATCTTGTCAATTAGAACCCACTTTTGCGTACAAAACCAGATGGTTATCACAAAACCGCCAAGGAAGCTGGGTAAAGGGAGTAACAGCTGGAGGTTGCAAGAACAATACTG agaCCTTCCACTTAAATCCACAATTTCAAGTTTCGATCAGTAGTCGGACTCCAACTATTATATCACTTCAGCAAAGCAATTCATTGGAATCGCAAGTCATTGGCTTTACCGTTCATTTGTTaagaaatatcttaaatgAAAAAGCTTCAGCCAGCTTATTGACCGAAACTGACGGTTTACTAAATGCTCACTATTCAAATGCTCGCCACGTTAGTAGTGT aatttaa
- the LOC123718786 gene encoding inositol polyphosphate-4-phosphatase type I A-like, with protein MRYNKQVLASIASQTTQNFEREGVIVMKEKQDGFFRRSEAYSIRWFRLRGNLLFYLKGSEPWYEPIGVIVLGRHVIKVQACDENGHWPFQIVWENGVCYRLATFQESERTLWIKSLEMASYDAINTQIVELREKLNKVRPVIDVSRYRAQKGIILDMNEVPLCELALSCDNLLCDAYGRPPTPLIVVYLGFSKDLCVKYGSTEIVDSCSNPCFSKTVLFRACDGINGKAIVRLVVYDVKEKVSEVTVPMGYTSLQLSTIQESQRLRVALKTRDNKTVGFVTINGWSLEASCTGNSPCHTNDRNCLDIPQKIQCHRRSQSLPPRLGLKLKFPAYGSMIKQNFVNSHQVTYKFHSGLGGDINVHEIMAEPKLCYQLPIQLLDIFIQREKELLGELLSIGDMCGNWQNKQLDLSSINVSLLKHYCHSKRCLQQAEHAYFKASCKKDDSSLEFAPVNLHLQRMWVHNDTLNKTGYHDIITVGAFAAHSHKSERTGGLIRLVQQVKDINSTKAALHSAASNRIQSEYDSVMTLRNFRDEIVTDMDRIIVLIQAKQYIEARHITEVIKTKTRSMLTLWEPGVIEESLAIIGWPKQNCTSENPTITTILQLTEQLSMFGTNSDCDTFDASSSSSSKETTPTVETPSLSSSVPNVCQNRLISKESIKNILDASDLKFDNDYFNSEERKNLNHSFRSVRSPVKTRMNDLNSFDSNRPRHGSLRHDFKNTSLEQISYRSLVENLSGSDKWKTAKRETTLPSIGPIDSSTRENNLAYLQSFGVDFETCLATVVEAVIKIIDTDKEPQEDELDSLRSLTEDFKVKAESLTHWARISHAALRLRCESPIWARNNAALQTRRDTCFSQALTTVTTGLLCWFNSVSHETVVKLLTSELGPLCGFEGLLSLYSTEKAMWGDMVVAVEDLQTVLFKLNKVGHSMTAMPQVSGSRGNLTVNIPISDALYSKFTKKEHLNFTITAVFFNIGINEKATLAEALGETTPQYQSNNDNLDRLNKYYYKYTKIFPVDYLGANRTSSRIKPLEEVMENLKKEVHNKVPKNVEVLHLAALATRHMNGIRFTSCKSAKDRTGMSVTYEQCSILSTEYHLAEHEMKKALNIMRSEGCRRENTYKNIGVKKYAFTKKQVMALPKEYRPPTGTYGSTQT; from the exons ATGAGATACAATAAACAAGTGTTAGCTTCAATAGCTTCACAAACCACTCAAAATTTTGAACGTGAAGGTGTGATAGtaatgaaagaaaaacaaGACGGATTCTTTCGAAGATCAGAAG CATATTCAATTAGATGGTTTCGTCTAAGGGGGAATctccttttttatttgaaaggcTCTGAGCCTTGGTATGAACCCATTGGAGTAATAGTGTTAGGTAGACATGTAATAAAAGTACAAGCTTGTGATGAAAATGGACATTGGCCATTTCAAATAG TTTGGGAGAATGGAGTATGCTACAGATTAGCAACATTCCAAGAATCAGAACGTACACTTTGGATAAAGTCTCTTGAAATGGCGTCATATGATGCCATCAATACTCAAATTGTAGAATTGagggaaaaattaaataaagtaagaCCTGTTATTGACGTTTCAAGGTATCGCGCTCAAAAGGGAATTATTTTAG ATATGAATGAAGTGCCATTATGTGAGTTAGCGTTATCATGCGATAATTTACTATGTGATGCATATGGTAGACCGCCGACACCACTGATTGTTGTATACCTTGGCTTCTCAAAAGATTTATGTGTTAAATATGGCTCTACAGAGATTGTTGAC TCTTGCAGTAATCCTTGTTTTTCAAAAACTGTGCTGTTTCGGGCTTGCGATGGTATAAATGGTAAAGCTATTGTTCGTCTCGTAGTATATGATGTAAAGGAAAAAGTTTCTGAAGTTACTGTGCCGATGGGATATACAAGTCTGCAGTTAAGCACCATACAG GAATCGCAAAGACTTCGTGTAGCTTTAAAAACCCGTGATAATAAGACAGTTGGTTTTGTCACTATTAATGGATGGAGTCTTGAGGCCTCATGCACTGGCAATAGTCCATGTCATACAAATGATCGAAACTGCTTGGATATACCACAAAAAATTCAGTGCCATAGAAGATCCCAGTCTTTGCCTCCTAGATTGGGACTTAAACTGAAATTTCCAGCATATGGAAGTATGATTAAGCAAAATTTTGTTAACAGTCATCAAGTAACTTATAAGTTTCATTCTGGATTGGGTGGCGATATAAATGTTCATGAAATAATGGCTGAACCAAAATTGTGCTACCAATTGCCAATACAATTGTT GGACATATTTATTCAAAGAGAAAAAGAGCTTTTAGGTGAACTGCTGTCCATAGGTGATATGTGTGGTAATTGGCAAAATAAACAGTTGGACTTGTCGAGTATAAATGTATCACTCTTAAAACACTATTGTCATTCAAAAAGATGTTTGCAGCAAGCGGAACATGCTTATTTCAAAGCGAGTTGTAAGAAAG acGATTCCAGTTTGGAATTTGCGCCAGTGAATCTCCACCTTCAACGAATGTGGGTGCATAATGATACGTTGAACAAAACTGGATATCACGATATAATAACTGTAGGAGCGTTTGCGGCTCACTCACATAAGTCAGAAAGAACCGGAGGACTAAttag GTTAGTTCAACAagtaaaagatataaatagtACGAAGGCGGCCCTACACTCGGCAGCGTCCAATAGAATACAATCGGAATATGACAGTGTGATGACTTTAAGGAATTTCAGAGATGAAATTGTTACGGATATGGATCGTATTATTGTCCTAATACAGGCTAAGCAGTATATAGAAGCACGGCATATTACAGAAG ttattaaaacaaaaacaaggaGCATGCTGACGCTATGGGAACCGGGTGTGATAGAAGAATCGTTGGCCATTATTGGTTGgccaaaacaaaattgtacTTCTGAAAATCCg ACAATTACCACTATATTGCAATTGACTGAACAACTTAGTATGTTCGGCACAAATTCCGACTGTGACACATTTGATGCATCATCAAGCTCCAGTTCAAAGGAGACAACGCCCACCGTCGAAACACCCTCTTTGTCTTCGAGTGTACCAAACGTGTGCCAAAACCGTTTAATATCAAAAGAATCAATAAAGAACATTCTCGATGCGTCGGATTTAAAATTCGATAATGATTACTTCAACAGCGAAGAACGTAAAAATCTCAATCACTCGTTTAGATCCGTTCGGTCACCGGTCAAGACGAGAATGAACGATTTAAACTCATTTGATTCTAATAGACCGAGACATGGGAGTTTGAGGCACGATTTTAAGAACACGTCCCTAGAGCAAATTTCTTATAGATCGTTGGTGGAAAACTTGAGCGGAAGTGATAAATGGAAG acgGCAAAACGGGAGACCACTCTTCCTAGCATCGGTCCAATCGATTCGTCAACACGTGAAAATAATTTGGcttatttacaaagttttgGTGTTGACTTTGAAACCTGTCTGGCGACCGTGGTTGAAGCCGTTATCAAGATTATTGACACTGATAAAG AGCCCCAGGAAGACGAATTAGATTCACTAAGATCACTTACCGAGGATTTTAAAGTCAAGGCAGAATCTTTAACGCACTGGGCTCGTATATCACACGCGGCTTTACGCCTACGTTGCGAATCACCCATTTGGGCAAGAAACAATGCCGCTCTTCAAACTAGAAGGGACACATGCTTCTCACAAGCG ttAACTACGGTGACGACCGGTCTGCTATGTTGGTTCAATTCAGTCTCACACGAAACAGTTGTGAAGCTGTTGACGTCAGAACTTGGGCCTTTGTGCGGCTTTGAAGGATTATTAAGTCTATATTCTACGGAAAAGGCGATGTGGGGTGATATGGTTGTGGCTGTGGAAGATTTGCAGACCGTGCTTTTTAAATTGAACAAAGTTGGACACAG cATGACAGCAATGCCTCAAGTATCTGGATCACGAGGAAATTTAACTGTCAATATCCCTATATCAGATGCCCTGTATTCGAAGTTTACTAAAAAAGAG caTTTGAACTTTACAATAACTGCGGTGTTCTTCAATATTGGCATTAACGAAAAGGCGACATTAGCGGAAGCGTTAGGCGAGACTACGCCCCAGTATCAATCGAATAACGATAATTTGGATCGACTTAATAAATACTACtataaatatacgaaaatatttCCTGTGGACTATTTGGGAGCTAATCGAA CGTCATCAAGAATTAAGCCCCTAGAAGAAGTAAtggagaatttaaaaaaagaagtaCACAACAAAGTGCCAAAAAACGTCGAAGTACTTCACTTAGCCGCATTAGCTACTAGGCATATGAATG GTATAAGATTCACGTCGTGTAAAAGCGCTAAGGACAGGACTGGAATGTCCGTAACGTATGAGCAATGTTCAATACTGTCTACCGAATATCATTTGGCTGAACATGAAATGAAGAaagctttaaatattatgagaaG
- the LOC123718553 gene encoding uncharacterized protein LOC123718553 — protein sequence MAALDRFRCDDETGEIITYQVNEETGEPSNIHKSFPINSGRELKCSRKHIKFPRGYMSKTKKFQTLKEKILSGSNTVSHRMLLSIPTLMIFPSLVCVMLVILEIFLHIGCHRKNVMLKDSNLFYQSPFHVVTSIFCGVCRDSNTALKITALQDKRRFHYDYFTGS from the coding sequence ATGGCTGCTCTTGACAGATTTCGATGTGACGATGAGACCGGAGAAATTATAACGTACCAGGTCAATGAAGAAACTGGCGAACCatcaaatattcataaaagtttTCCAATAAATTCAGGTCGAGAACTAAAATGTTCacgaaaacatataaaatttccTCGCGGATATAtgagtaaaacaaaaaaattccAAACTCTGAAGGAAAAAATTTTATCTGGTTCTAACACTGTGAGTCACAGAATGCTTCTCTCGATACCTACATTAATGATTTTCCCAAGTCTTGTATGTGTGATGTTAGTGATACTTGAAATTTTTCTACATATTGGTTGCCACAGGAAGAATGTAATGTTAAAAGATTCTAATCTATTTTATCAAAGCCCATTTCATGTTGTTACAAGTATATTTTGTGGAGTATGCAGAGATAGTAATACAGCCTTAAAAATAACTGCTCTACAAGATAAAAGGCGCTTccattatgattattttactGGTTCATAG